A portion of the Pogoniulus pusillus isolate bPogPus1 chromosome 6, bPogPus1.pri, whole genome shotgun sequence genome contains these proteins:
- the ADAMTS14 gene encoding A disintegrin and metalloproteinase with thrombospondin motifs 14 isoform X2 produces the protein MAGGFRGAVPGTPPTAVPFHRRHLWHARSRCGHQQLRWTVQAGLIRTDSNEFFIEPLERGQQEMEEHGRAHVVYRRSAIRQDSAQPRHDLHPEVPGVQVGDLPNSLELMAERLGEAERKRRHARKDDYNIEVLLAVDDSVVRFHGKEHVQNYVLTLMNIVDEIYHDESLGVHINIVLVRMIMVGYRQSVSLIERGNPSRSLEQVCRWAHSQQRSDPQHAEHHDHAVFLTRQDFGPAGMQGYAPVTGMCHPLRSCTLNHEDGFSSAFVVAHETGHVLGMEHDGQGNRCADETSMGSIMAPLVQAAFHRYHWSRCSKQELNRYIHSYDCLLDDPFEHQWPTLPELPGINYSMDEQCRFDFGVGYKTCTAFRTFDPCKQLWCSHPDNPYFCKTKKGPPLDGTECSPGKWCFKGHCIWKTSEQPYSQDGSWSSWSKFGSCSRTCGGGVRSRSRSCDNPPPAYGGRHCPGATYEYQVCNTEECPGPFQDFRAQQCSKRNSYYTHQSSKHSWLPYEHHDDAQKCELICQSEGTGDVVFMNQVVHDGTRCSYRDPYSVCVRGECVHVGCDKEVGSLKQDDKCGVCGGDNSHCRTVKGTLAKTPKQPGVLKMFEIPAGARHLQIEEMEPASHSIAVKNQATGNFILDGMGKEAKSQVFIAMGLEWEYNIDHGKESLKTSGPLHEAISVLVMPQEEEVRSSLMYRYIIHEDLLPMIGNNNVLLEEMDSYEWALKSWSQCSKACGGGIQYTKYGCRRKSDSRMVHRNFCDSGKKPKPIRRRCNLQECSQPMWVAEEWGACSRSCGKLGVQARAVQCVQRLQDGTNRTLHTKNCPGQRPEARRPCARAPCPAQWRTGAWSQCSASCGEGVQQRQVVCKGSESGGRCEGDKPEAVQGCHVALCPGKLSGITTNADSGDHSISKGQQVPQDGAKNPVSKISSREPCLGDKSIFCQMEVLARYCSIPGYNKLCCESCGKKATSATGSPPAAGPSAATATNGPSPTLPLSPGPTIPVQGPAGDLTPTPEAGGLLDSGAFPGGLPAPSEPARGQAAR, from the exons CCCTGGAGCTGATGGCGGAGCGGCTGGGTGAGGCAGAGCGCAAGAGACGCCATGCCAGGAAGGATGACTACAACATCGAGGTCCTGCTGGCGGTGGATGACTCAGTCGTACGCTTCCACGGGAAGGAGCACGTCCAGAACTATGTCCTCACCCTCATGAACATA gtGGATGAAATTTACCATGATGAGTCCCTGGGTGTTCACATCAACATCGTGCTGGTCAGGATGATCATGGTGGGGTACCGCCAG TCAGTCAGCCTGATCGAGCGGGGGAACCCTTCGcggagcctggagcaggtgtGCCGCTGGGCTCACTCGCAGCAGCGCTCCGACCCCCAGCACGCCGAGCACCACGACCACGCCGTCTTCCTCACCAGGCAAGACTTTGGTCCCGCAGGTATGCAAG GCTATGCACCGGTGACAGGGATGTGCCACCCACTCCGCAGCTGCACCCTCAACCATGAAGATGGCTTCTCCTCAGCGTTCGTCGTTGCCCATGAGACTGGCCACGT ATTAGGCATGGAGCACGACGGGCAAGGCAACCGCTGTGCTGATGAGACCAGCATGGGCAGCATCATGGCACCGCTGGTCCAGGCTGCCTTCCACCGCTACCACTGGTCGcgctgcagcaagcaggagctCAACCGCTACATCCA CTCCTATGACTGCCTCTTGGATGACCCCTTTGAGCACCAGTGGCCTACCTTACCAGAGCTGCCAGGCATCAACTACTCCATGGATGAGCAGTGCCGCTTCGACTTCGGCGTGGGCTACAAAACATGCACAGCT TTCCGCACCTTTGACCCCTGCAAGCAGCTATGGTGCAGCCACCCAGACAACCCCTACTTCTGCAAGACCAAGAAGGGGCCACCACTGGATGGGACAGAGTGCTCTCCAGGCAAG TGGTGCTTCAAGGGTCACTGCATCTggaagacctcagagcagccctaCAGCCAGGATGGCAGCTGGAGCTCCTGGTCCAAGTTTGGCTCGTGCTCCAGGACCTGTGGGGGAGGCGTGCGCTCGCGCAGCCGGAGCTGCGACAACCCACC CCCGGCGTACGGTGGCCGCCACTGCCCGGGAGCCACCTATGAGTACCAAGTGTGCAACACCGAGGAGTGCCCAGGGCCCTTCCAGGACTTCcgtgcccagcagtgctccaagcGCAACTCCTACTACACCCACCAGAGCAGCAAGCATTCCTGGCTTCCTTACGAGCATCATGATG ATGCTCAGAAGTGTGAGCTGATCTGCCAGTCTGAGGGAACAGGAGACGTAGTCTTCATGAACCAGGTTGTCCATGATGGTACCCGCTGCAGCTACCGAGATCCCTACAGCGTCTGCGTCCGGGGCGAGTGTGTG CATGTTGGCTGTGACAAGGAGGTTGGCTCCCTGAAGCAGGATGACAAGTGTGGGGTCTGCGGCGGGGACAACTCCCACTGCCGGACGGTGAAGGGCACGCTGGCCAAGACCCCCAAGCAGCCAG GTGTTTTGAAGATGTTTGAGATTCCAGCTGGGGCAAGGCACCTTCAGATAGAAGAGATGGAGCCAGCATCCCACAGCATCG ctGTTAAGAATCAAGCCACAGGTAACTTCATCCTTGATGGCATGGGCAAAGAAGCCAAAAGCCAAGTATTCATTGCGATGGGCCTGGAGTGGGAATACAACATTGACCATGGCAAGGAGAGCCTGAAAACCAGTGGCCCTCTGCATGAGGCCATCAGTGTTTTG GTCATGcctcaggaggaggaggtgaggagcagcctgatGTACCGGTACATCATCCACGAAGACCTGCTGCCCATGATCGGAAACAACAACGTCCTGCTTGAGGAGATGGATTCCTACGAGTGGGCCCTCAAGAGCTGGTCTCAGTGCTCCAAGGCGTGTGGAGGAG GCATCCAGTACACCAAGTACGGCTGCCGGCGGAAGAGCGACAGCCGCATGGTGCACAGGAACTTCTGTGACAGCGGCAAGAAGCCGAAGCCCATCCGGCGGCGCTGTAACCTCCAGGAGTGCTCCCAGCCCAT GTGGGTGGCAGAGGAGTGGGGCGCCTGCAGCAGGTCCTGTGGCAAGCTGGGGGTGCAGGCGCGGGCAGTGCAGTGCGTGCAGCGCCTGCAGGATGGCACCAACCGCACCCTGCACACCAAGAACTGCCCCGGGCAGCGCCCCGAGGCGCGGCGGCCCTGTGCCCGCGCCCCCTGCCCCGCGCAGTGGCGGACAGGCGCCTGGTCCCAG tgctcagccagcTGTGGGGAAGGCGTCCAGCAGCGGCAGGTTGTGTGCAAAGGCAGCGAGAGCGGCGGGCGCTGCGAGGGTGACAAGCCGGAGGCTGTCCAGGGCTGCCACGTGGCCCTGTGTCCag GGAAGCTCTCTGGCATCACCACCAATGCTGACTCCGGTGACCACAGCATATCCAAAGGGCAGCAGGTGCCTCAGGATGGAGCCAAAAACCCTGTCAGCAAGATCTCATCCA GAGAGCCTTGCCTGGGGGACAAGTCCATCTTCTGCCAGATGGAGGTCCTGGCTCGCTactgctccatccctggctACAACAAGCTCTGCTGCGAGTCCTGCGGCAAGAAAGCCACCTCTGCCACCGGCTCGCCCCCTGCCGCTGGCCCCAGCGCTGCCACCGCAACCAATGGGCCCAGCCCCACTCTGCCACTCTCCCCTGGCCCCACCATCCCTGTGCAGGGACCCGCTGGGGACCTCACCCCAACGCCTGAGGCCGGAGGGCTTCTCGACTCCGGTGCTTTCCCTGGGGGGCTGCCAGCCCCGAGTGAGCCAGCCAGGGGCCAGGCAGCCAGGTAa